A stretch of Microbacterium caowuchunii DNA encodes these proteins:
- a CDS encoding N-acetyltransferase: MTDERTDDTVAAVAIGLEIAEPISAYTLVLPDRRIIGRVDFFTPPGAAGERIIFHTEVDPEFGGRGLSGLLLRRALADSIHDGLTVVPVCPLFARHLRSHGDEYVAEGGAYRMPGRDDIALVVRLTAGDRR, encoded by the coding sequence ATGACGGATGAACGGACCGATGACACCGTCGCAGCGGTGGCGATCGGGCTCGAGATCGCTGAGCCGATCAGCGCGTACACCCTGGTGCTCCCCGATCGCCGGATCATAGGGCGGGTGGACTTCTTCACGCCGCCCGGTGCGGCCGGTGAGCGGATCATCTTCCACACCGAGGTGGACCCGGAGTTCGGCGGACGGGGCCTCTCCGGCCTCCTGCTCCGCCGGGCACTGGCGGACAGCATCCACGACGGCCTCACCGTTGTCCCGGTCTGCCCGCTGTTCGCCCGCCATCTCCGCAGCCACGGCGACGAGTACGTCGCGGAGGGCGGCGCCTACCGCATGCCGGGCCGGGACGACATCGCCCTGGTGGTGCGTCTCACCGCCGGTGACCGCCGATGA
- a CDS encoding LysE family translocator translates to MDMTALLAFAALALTLILVPGADWAFILASGARDRVVGPAVGGIMGGYVVLGAAVVLGIGPVVAAVPMMLTVLTFAGAAYMIHLGIRTFRSAASAGALTASDVVVPSPHAYVVRGMGVSALNPKALLLFLALLPQFALARAPWPLTAQLAVLCAVYIVICGTVYVALGLAARQLIGTRPRFTVVITRVAGVSMVIVGLVLLAERVVEYVA, encoded by the coding sequence ATGGACATGACAGCCCTGCTCGCCTTTGCGGCGCTGGCGCTCACCCTCATCCTCGTGCCGGGCGCGGACTGGGCTTTCATCCTCGCCTCCGGCGCGCGCGACCGGGTGGTCGGGCCGGCGGTGGGCGGCATCATGGGCGGGTACGTGGTGCTCGGAGCGGCCGTCGTGCTGGGCATCGGACCGGTGGTCGCCGCCGTGCCGATGATGCTCACCGTGCTGACGTTCGCGGGCGCGGCGTACATGATCCATCTCGGCATCCGCACGTTCCGATCCGCCGCCTCGGCCGGAGCACTCACCGCGTCCGATGTGGTCGTGCCGTCGCCGCACGCGTATGTGGTGCGAGGGATGGGGGTGAGCGCGCTCAACCCCAAGGCACTGCTGTTGTTCCTGGCGCTGCTCCCCCAGTTCGCGCTGGCCCGTGCCCCGTGGCCGCTCACCGCGCAGCTCGCGGTGCTGTGTGCCGTGTACATCGTGATCTGCGGCACGGTCTATGTCGCGCTCGGGCTCGCCGCCCGGCAGCTGATCGGCACGCGTCCCCGGTTCACGGTGGTCATCACCCGCGTCGCGGGGGTGTCGATGGTCATCGTGGGACTGGTGCTGCTCGCCGAGCGGGTTGTCGAGTACGTCGCCTGA
- a CDS encoding Lrp/AsnC family transcriptional regulator → MDALDREILSQLQDDGRLSVTELAQRVGLSLSACHRRVRELEQSGTIEGYRAIVSPQRTGLDFEAVVFVTLGRTDVDTVAAFEAAIAALPNVVEAERLFGDPDYVLRILCRDLAAYQALYDSALGALPGVQRVASTLVMKRIVTGRRIPV, encoded by the coding sequence ATGGATGCACTCGATCGGGAGATTCTCTCGCAGCTGCAGGACGACGGTCGGCTGAGCGTCACCGAGCTCGCCCAGCGCGTCGGACTCAGCCTGTCGGCGTGCCACCGCCGGGTACGCGAACTCGAGCAGTCCGGCACGATCGAGGGGTACCGGGCGATCGTCTCCCCGCAGCGCACCGGCCTGGATTTCGAGGCGGTCGTCTTCGTCACACTGGGGCGTACCGACGTCGACACCGTCGCCGCGTTCGAAGCCGCCATCGCGGCGCTGCCGAACGTGGTGGAGGCCGAGCGCCTGTTCGGGGATCCGGACTACGTGCTCCGCATCCTCTGTCGCGATCTCGCCGCCTACCAGGCGCTCTACGACTCCGCGTTGGGCGCACTGCCGGGCGTGCAGCGGGTCGCGTCGACGCTCGTGATGAAGCGCATCGTCACCGGTCGCCGCATCCCGGTGTGA
- a CDS encoding ATP-binding protein, translated as MDLWGRRAERDAVDELLTAARGGRSGALVVRGEAGIGKTALLVHARDAAEGFQVHSAIGQEPERLFAYAGLHQLCDRMLDRAGDLPEPQRAALAVAFGLEDGGPPDRFLIGLATLNLLAEVAEAAPLLCLVDDAQWLDEASAQVLAFVARRISAERMAFVFAVRDPDGDAAPRVLTALAGLPELCLGGLADSDARALLTSALQTPLDDRVLAQIVAESRGNPLALLELPLSAPVMQLAGGFDLAGAVDVPHRVEESFRRRSTDLPAETQLLLLTAAADPTGDMAVLSAAAAELGVAEDALTPAEAAGLVQLGVRVTFRHPLVRSAVYRDASPADRRRAHAALAAATDPAADPDRRAWHRGQAALGPDADAAADLELSAGRARARGGMAAAAAFLAQASTLTPDPAVRARRALDAAHAAHDAGGSAAASELLARAAAGPLDARQRARLELLRARIAFHGARGGDGLRMLLDAARGLAELDPTLSRETYLDAVDAAIVTGGAGVGTNVAEVAEAARAAPAPPGSPRPADLLLDGLVTTFTAGYATGAPALRRAVEAFADRGPVAPTDADSARWGWLASRTAMAVFDDELVFALADRHVRLAREAGALATLPSALLVQSVMLVLAGEFTRADEQSSMGTATRSVPLLHAQLILAAWRGRPDEAGGIHATIAEEAAARGQDTEVALTQYGMAVLHNGRGDYAAAQEAAARAFASDELRHSNLAHSELIEAAYRAGRPETAVDALEELSARGVASDTPWGLGLAARSRALTLTGDPAEELYREAIDQLAGCRMGAHLARAHLVYGEWLRREGRRQDAREQLRTAHDMLIGMGAEAFAERAALELRATGEHPRKRTTQPSDALTAHELHIARLVADGATSREVGAQLFLSPRTIEAHLRNIFRKLGITSRRQLREVGLP; from the coding sequence GTGGACCTCTGGGGCCGGCGCGCCGAACGCGACGCGGTCGACGAACTCCTCACCGCGGCGCGGGGCGGGCGCAGCGGCGCACTGGTCGTGCGCGGCGAGGCCGGGATCGGGAAGACGGCCCTCCTCGTGCACGCGCGGGATGCGGCCGAGGGATTCCAGGTGCACTCCGCGATCGGGCAGGAACCGGAGCGGCTGTTCGCCTACGCCGGTCTGCACCAGCTCTGCGACCGGATGCTGGACCGTGCCGGCGACCTGCCCGAGCCGCAGCGCGCGGCCCTCGCCGTGGCGTTCGGACTGGAGGACGGTGGCCCACCGGACCGGTTCCTGATCGGGCTGGCGACGCTGAACCTGCTCGCCGAGGTGGCCGAAGCGGCGCCGCTCCTGTGCCTCGTGGACGACGCGCAGTGGCTCGATGAGGCGTCCGCGCAGGTGCTCGCGTTCGTGGCGCGACGGATCTCGGCGGAGCGGATGGCGTTCGTGTTCGCCGTGCGTGACCCCGACGGTGATGCGGCTCCGCGAGTGCTGACCGCGCTGGCGGGCCTCCCCGAACTCTGCCTCGGCGGCCTCGCCGACTCCGATGCGCGGGCGCTCCTGACGTCGGCACTGCAGACCCCGTTGGACGACCGGGTGCTCGCGCAGATCGTCGCGGAGTCGCGCGGGAATCCCCTGGCGCTGCTGGAGCTGCCGCTGAGCGCACCGGTCATGCAGCTGGCCGGTGGTTTCGACCTCGCCGGCGCGGTCGACGTGCCACACCGTGTCGAGGAGAGTTTCCGGCGCCGGTCCACAGACCTCCCCGCCGAGACGCAGCTCCTGCTCCTCACCGCCGCGGCCGACCCCACCGGGGACATGGCGGTACTGAGCGCCGCGGCGGCCGAGCTCGGCGTCGCCGAGGATGCCCTCACCCCAGCGGAGGCGGCCGGACTCGTTCAGCTCGGCGTGCGGGTGACGTTCCGGCATCCGCTCGTCCGCTCCGCCGTCTACCGCGACGCGTCGCCGGCCGACCGGCGTCGCGCGCACGCCGCGCTGGCCGCGGCCACCGACCCGGCGGCCGACCCTGACCGGCGGGCGTGGCATCGTGGGCAAGCGGCGCTGGGTCCGGATGCGGATGCCGCCGCCGACCTGGAGCTCTCGGCCGGCCGGGCCCGCGCCCGGGGCGGGATGGCGGCCGCGGCGGCGTTCCTCGCGCAGGCCTCGACCCTGACGCCGGACCCGGCCGTGCGCGCCCGCCGCGCACTCGATGCCGCGCACGCGGCACATGACGCCGGCGGGTCGGCGGCCGCATCCGAGTTGCTGGCGAGGGCAGCGGCTGGGCCGTTGGATGCCCGGCAGCGAGCCCGACTGGAGCTGCTGCGGGCGCGGATCGCGTTCCACGGCGCGCGGGGAGGCGACGGCCTGCGGATGCTGCTGGACGCCGCGCGCGGGCTCGCCGAGCTCGACCCGACGCTGTCGCGGGAGACGTACCTGGATGCGGTGGACGCGGCGATCGTCACGGGCGGCGCCGGGGTCGGCACGAATGTGGCCGAGGTGGCGGAGGCCGCGCGGGCCGCCCCCGCTCCCCCGGGGTCACCGCGCCCGGCGGATCTGTTGCTCGATGGGCTGGTGACGACCTTCACCGCCGGGTATGCGACCGGCGCGCCCGCGCTGCGCCGGGCCGTCGAGGCGTTCGCCGACCGGGGGCCGGTGGCGCCGACGGATGCCGACAGCGCGAGGTGGGGGTGGCTGGCGAGCCGCACCGCGATGGCGGTGTTCGACGATGAGCTCGTGTTCGCCCTCGCCGACCGGCACGTGCGGCTGGCGCGTGAGGCGGGCGCGCTGGCGACGCTGCCGTCGGCCCTGCTCGTGCAGTCGGTGATGCTGGTGCTGGCCGGCGAGTTCACCCGTGCGGACGAGCAGAGCTCGATGGGCACCGCGACACGATCCGTGCCGCTGCTGCATGCGCAGCTGATCCTCGCCGCTTGGCGGGGGCGTCCGGACGAGGCCGGCGGCATCCATGCGACGATCGCGGAGGAGGCGGCGGCGCGCGGGCAGGACACCGAGGTGGCGCTGACGCAGTACGGGATGGCGGTGCTGCACAACGGCCGGGGCGACTATGCAGCGGCGCAGGAGGCGGCGGCGCGGGCGTTCGCGTCGGACGAGTTGCGGCACAGCAACCTGGCGCACTCCGAACTGATCGAGGCCGCCTACCGCGCCGGTCGGCCGGAGACCGCGGTCGATGCGCTGGAGGAGCTGAGCGCGCGGGGGGTCGCGAGCGACACTCCCTGGGGGCTCGGGTTGGCGGCGCGCTCGCGCGCGCTGACGCTGACCGGGGACCCCGCCGAAGAGCTCTACCGCGAGGCGATCGACCAGCTCGCCGGGTGCCGGATGGGGGCGCACCTCGCCCGCGCCCACCTGGTGTACGGCGAGTGGCTCCGCCGCGAGGGCCGACGTCAGGATGCCCGCGAGCAGTTGCGCACCGCCCACGACATGCTGATCGGGATGGGCGCGGAGGCGTTCGCCGAGCGGGCGGCGCTCGAGCTGCGCGCCACCGGCGAGCACCCGCGCAAGCGCACCACGCAGCCGTCCGACGCGCTCACCGCCCACGAACTGCACATCGCCCGGTTGGTCGCGGATGGGGCGACCTCACGCGAAGTGGGCGCGCAGCTGTTCCTGAGCCCGCGGACGATCGAGGCGCACCTGCGCAACATCTTCCGGAAGCTCGGGATCACCTCGCGCCGGCAGTTGCGCGAGGTGGGGTTGCCGTAG
- a CDS encoding small multidrug efflux protein, with the protein MNPLQDLIRGFQELVTQVPELIQPFVVALAGTIPFVEGELAATIGLIGGLNPIVAGIFAAVGNFVSVLLVVLFTSSARTAVTNRRTARVAATVGGPAMPETDAESAPYADIASAKPESKGRARLQKFLVRFGVPGASILGPLAIPTQFTAAILVAAGTSRAWVLLWQAVAIVIWTTITTVSVWAALTFLVGV; encoded by the coding sequence ATGAACCCGCTCCAGGACCTCATCCGAGGTTTCCAGGAACTCGTCACCCAAGTGCCCGAGCTCATCCAACCGTTCGTGGTCGCGCTCGCCGGTACCATCCCCTTCGTCGAGGGGGAGCTCGCCGCCACGATCGGCCTCATCGGCGGTCTGAACCCCATCGTCGCCGGAATCTTCGCCGCCGTGGGCAACTTCGTGTCGGTGCTGCTCGTCGTGCTCTTCACCTCCAGCGCCCGCACCGCCGTCACCAACCGCCGGACGGCCCGGGTCGCCGCGACCGTCGGCGGACCCGCTATGCCGGAGACGGATGCGGAGTCCGCGCCGTACGCGGACATCGCGTCGGCCAAGCCGGAATCGAAGGGGCGGGCCCGCCTGCAGAAGTTCCTCGTGCGCTTCGGCGTCCCGGGAGCCAGCATCCTCGGCCCGCTCGCCATCCCCACGCAGTTCACCGCGGCGATCCTCGTCGCGGCGGGAACCTCGCGGGCGTGGGTGCTGCTCTGGCAGGCCGTGGCCATCGTCATCTGGACGACGATCACCACGGTCTCCGTCTGGGCCGCCCTCACCTTCCTGGTCGGGGTGTGA
- a CDS encoding GOLPH3/VPS74 family protein: MTTHTEEIRIIESAAETSSHEPTLAEDLLLLLFQPDSGTIAGESTLFYVLGGAVLTDLALGGHVTTTTTRSGMVTVQVVDGRPPSDDILRSAWGSIGGAPHGVQSILAMIGPALRQPLLARLVARDHIREEHRRIMGLFSSTAHVAGSTGRREALLAGVRAALVDGAVSAPRIAALAALIWGSGSLPRFHRDIPWTTTVIDRAQTFARSSFGADATAEAVARTTNAIIAGTVSVAATAAARHH, encoded by the coding sequence ATGACCACGCACACCGAAGAGATCCGCATCATCGAGAGCGCCGCGGAGACGAGCTCGCACGAACCGACGCTGGCGGAGGACCTCCTCCTCCTGCTGTTCCAGCCCGACTCCGGCACGATCGCCGGCGAGAGCACGCTGTTCTACGTCCTGGGCGGGGCGGTCCTCACCGACCTCGCCCTGGGCGGACACGTGACCACCACGACCACCCGGAGCGGCATGGTGACCGTGCAGGTCGTCGACGGCCGTCCGCCGTCCGACGACATCCTCCGCTCCGCGTGGGGCAGCATCGGCGGCGCCCCGCACGGCGTGCAGTCGATCCTCGCCATGATCGGGCCGGCCCTGCGCCAGCCGCTGCTGGCCCGCCTCGTCGCGCGCGACCACATTCGCGAAGAGCACCGCAGGATCATGGGTCTCTTCTCCTCCACCGCGCACGTCGCCGGGTCGACGGGCCGCCGCGAGGCGCTGCTGGCCGGTGTCCGCGCCGCGCTCGTGGATGGTGCGGTTTCGGCACCCCGGATCGCTGCGCTCGCCGCCCTCATCTGGGGGAGCGGTTCGCTGCCGCGGTTCCATCGGGACATCCCGTGGACGACCACCGTCATCGACCGCGCCCAGACGTTCGCCCGCTCCAGCTTCGGAGCCGATGCCACCGCCGAAGCCGTCGCCCGCACCACGAACGCCATCATCGCCGGCACCGTCTCGGTCGCCGCCACCGCGGCCGCCCGGCATCACTGA
- a CDS encoding sulfurtransferase — translation MTASGPANDSRTCPPTVDVSWLAEHLDDPDLIVLDTAAGDVRIPGARRFDLDGVMSDADSPIAHTLPSAVAFTEACQALGIHRRSRVVVYDPRGIFSSPRARWMLITAGHPCVSILDGGLPAWIAAGHATEPWDESPSPTPGDFVAQPFGSAVVPRDEVERVLEDGSATVLDARSRGRFAGIEPEPREGLRPGHMPGSVNLPFTELLDDGRLRPLPELRARFEEAAGTDGPVVVSCGSGVTACVIGLVAELLDRPVRLYDGSWSEWGLPDGPPVARGEEAGVTRSPE, via the coding sequence ATGACAGCATCCGGCCCGGCGAACGATTCGCGCACCTGCCCGCCCACGGTCGATGTGTCCTGGCTTGCCGAACACCTGGACGATCCCGATCTGATCGTGCTGGACACGGCGGCCGGGGACGTCCGCATCCCCGGCGCGCGGCGGTTCGACCTGGATGGCGTCATGTCGGATGCGGATTCACCGATCGCGCACACCCTGCCGAGTGCGGTCGCGTTCACCGAGGCCTGTCAGGCACTCGGAATCCACCGGCGGAGCAGGGTCGTCGTCTACGACCCGCGGGGGATCTTCTCGAGTCCGCGAGCGCGGTGGATGCTGATCACCGCCGGTCATCCCTGCGTCTCGATCCTCGACGGCGGGCTGCCCGCTTGGATCGCGGCGGGGCACGCGACCGAGCCGTGGGACGAATCCCCGTCCCCGACGCCCGGCGATTTCGTCGCGCAGCCGTTCGGGTCGGCGGTCGTGCCGCGGGATGAGGTCGAGCGGGTCCTCGAGGACGGCTCCGCCACGGTGCTGGATGCGCGCAGCCGCGGCCGCTTCGCCGGAATCGAGCCGGAGCCGCGGGAGGGCCTGCGCCCGGGGCACATGCCCGGCTCGGTCAACCTTCCCTTCACGGAGCTGCTCGACGACGGTCGTCTTCGCCCGCTCCCCGAGCTGCGGGCGCGATTCGAGGAGGCCGCCGGCACGGACGGACCCGTGGTCGTCAGTTGTGGCTCCGGCGTCACGGCCTGCGTCATCGGACTCGTCGCGGAACTGCTCGACCGACCAGTGCGTCTCTATGACGGATCGTGGAGCGAGTGGGGTCTGCCCGATGGCCCGCCCGTCGCGCGTGGCGAGGAAGCCGGCGTCACGCGATCACCTGAGTGA
- a CDS encoding CPBP family intramembrane glutamic endopeptidase: MSRPVHRNLPAPTGGMLTARRPTGIILAVVVFAVLIVLIGIPGAVQQILASLGGVPAYSPSIATLIMLFSFPLAVLLLWAWLAAKEKRRFATLGFEQPRAGLLQAARGLLLGLAMVSVCVLLPVATGQATLGFAAPDATSWMFIALLLLGFLVQGSTEEILTRGYLTQAVARRWGLAAALVVQAVVFAVIHGANPGIGWLPLVNLVLFALFAGFYTLAEGSLWGICALHGAWNWGQGMLYGVPVSGTTPPDSVLVFVSGPTANDLLTGGAFGIEGSLVTSVILAVGAAVAFSGWRRRRR; this comes from the coding sequence ATGTCACGTCCCGTCCACCGGAATCTGCCCGCGCCCACCGGGGGGATGCTGACCGCCCGGCGTCCGACCGGCATCATCCTCGCAGTCGTGGTCTTCGCCGTCCTCATCGTGCTCATCGGGATCCCCGGAGCCGTACAGCAGATCCTCGCCTCGCTGGGTGGCGTGCCCGCGTACTCGCCGAGCATCGCCACCCTCATCATGCTGTTCTCCTTCCCCCTCGCGGTGCTGCTGCTCTGGGCCTGGCTCGCGGCGAAGGAGAAGCGCCGCTTCGCCACCCTGGGATTCGAACAGCCTCGTGCGGGCCTGCTCCAGGCGGCTCGCGGGTTGCTCCTCGGGCTGGCGATGGTGTCGGTATGCGTGCTGCTGCCAGTCGCGACGGGTCAAGCCACGCTGGGTTTCGCCGCACCGGACGCGACGAGCTGGATGTTCATCGCCCTCCTGCTTCTCGGGTTCCTGGTGCAGGGGTCGACCGAAGAGATCCTCACCCGCGGATATCTCACCCAGGCGGTCGCCCGGCGGTGGGGGCTAGCCGCGGCGCTGGTCGTACAGGCGGTCGTGTTCGCCGTCATCCACGGCGCGAACCCGGGCATCGGCTGGCTGCCGCTGGTGAACCTCGTGCTGTTCGCTCTGTTCGCGGGCTTCTACACTCTCGCAGAGGGGAGCCTCTGGGGAATCTGCGCCCTGCACGGCGCGTGGAACTGGGGCCAGGGGATGCTGTACGGCGTTCCCGTCTCGGGCACGACCCCGCCCGACTCGGTACTCGTGTTCGTCTCCGGGCCCACCGCGAACGACCTCCTCACCGGCGGCGCCTTCGGCATCGAAGGGAGCCTCGTCACCAGCGTCATCCTCGCCGTCGGCGCTGCGGTCGCTTTCTCGGGCTGGCGTCGGCGTCGACGCTAG
- the arfB gene encoding alternative ribosome rescue aminoacyl-tRNA hydrolase ArfB codes for MPAVHRPGLRVTSRLTIAESELTWRFSRSSGPGGQGVNTTDSRVELAWDATASESLTPLQRERILDRLADRLVGGVLTITASEHRAQARNRDAARERLAALVAEAVRPPAAPRRATKPTRGAKERRLTAKKQRTDTKRLRRRPED; via the coding sequence ATGCCTGCCGTCCATCGCCCCGGGCTCCGCGTGACGTCCCGGCTCACGATCGCGGAATCGGAACTGACCTGGCGCTTCTCGCGATCATCGGGTCCCGGCGGGCAGGGCGTGAACACGACGGACTCGCGGGTGGAGCTCGCGTGGGACGCGACAGCATCCGAGTCGCTCACGCCGCTTCAGCGCGAACGGATCCTCGACCGGCTGGCCGATCGCCTGGTCGGGGGAGTGCTGACGATCACCGCATCCGAGCATCGCGCCCAGGCACGGAACCGGGATGCGGCCCGTGAACGGCTCGCCGCGCTGGTCGCGGAGGCGGTACGCCCGCCCGCCGCGCCCCGCCGTGCGACCAAGCCCACCCGAGGCGCGAAGGAACGGCGGCTCACCGCGAAGAAGCAGAGGACCGACACCAAGCGGCTGCGGCGCCGGCCCGAGGACTGA
- a CDS encoding DMT family transporter — MTRGAVLTPTSAPTRRAGLLWGLLGVTAFSFTVPFTRVAVEGLSPLFIGSGRAVVAAALAALALAITGQTPPTARQWVRLAIVAGGVFAGFPILTSFALTTAPASHGAVVIAILPAATAVMVVLRTQERPTRSFWAFAALGAIAAVGFAGLQGDGFAGVTWSDLLLFAAVLAAAIGYAEGGLLARELGSWQTVSWALALASPAMITLTTVSVVQEPPHGTAVQWLAFAYLGVISMFLGFFAWYRGLSIGPMAQVSQVQLVQPVMSILWAAIILHEQITWPTVLGGAAVIGCAGLAIRTRTRATSGGT, encoded by the coding sequence ATGACTCGAGGCGCTGTGCTGACGCCCACGAGCGCACCCACCCGTCGCGCCGGCCTCCTCTGGGGTCTGCTCGGTGTCACGGCGTTCTCGTTCACCGTCCCGTTCACGCGGGTCGCGGTCGAGGGCCTGTCCCCGTTGTTCATCGGGTCGGGGCGCGCGGTCGTCGCCGCGGCGCTGGCCGCGCTCGCGCTGGCGATCACCGGGCAAACACCACCCACGGCGCGGCAGTGGGTGCGGCTGGCGATCGTGGCGGGTGGGGTCTTCGCCGGGTTCCCGATCCTCACCTCGTTCGCCCTCACGACCGCTCCGGCCAGTCACGGTGCCGTGGTGATCGCCATCTTGCCGGCGGCCACCGCGGTCATGGTGGTGCTGCGGACACAGGAGCGCCCCACCCGCTCGTTCTGGGCATTCGCCGCGCTGGGCGCGATCGCCGCGGTCGGCTTCGCCGGCCTGCAGGGAGACGGGTTCGCGGGCGTGACCTGGTCGGATCTGCTGCTGTTCGCCGCGGTGCTCGCCGCCGCGATCGGATACGCGGAGGGCGGACTGCTCGCCCGTGAGCTCGGATCCTGGCAGACCGTGTCGTGGGCGCTCGCCCTCGCCTCCCCGGCGATGATCACGCTCACGACCGTTTCGGTCGTGCAAGAGCCGCCGCACGGGACAGCGGTCCAGTGGCTGGCCTTCGCGTATCTCGGCGTCATCAGCATGTTCCTCGGCTTCTTCGCCTGGTACCGCGGCCTCTCCATCGGACCGATGGCGCAGGTCAGCCAAGTGCAGCTCGTACAGCCGGTGATGAGCATCCTCTGGGCCGCGATCATCCTGCACGAGCAGATCACGTGGCCAACGGTCCTCGGCGGCGCCGCGGTCATCGGCTGCGCCGGGCTCGCCATCCGCACGCGGACACGGGCGACGTCCGGCGGGACGTGA
- a CDS encoding dihydrofolate reductase family protein encodes MTGRFVYWMNVSADLRIEQAAGENGGGSWMRIGESLHREFNARAARLAVMVQGRTMYEIMEAFWPAARQNEAYPDYIREYGEIWTSAPKVLVSRHRTDADFNTRVLTADDAIPELTALREETDGDIGVGGATIATHLLQAGLLDELMLFVHPVILGEGRPLFDGDPGPIELDVIETAQFEAGVVLHRYAVRPGGVRARR; translated from the coding sequence ATGACTGGTCGCTTCGTCTACTGGATGAACGTCTCCGCAGACCTCCGCATCGAGCAGGCCGCCGGGGAGAACGGCGGGGGCAGCTGGATGCGGATCGGCGAGTCGCTGCACCGCGAGTTCAACGCGCGCGCCGCCCGCTTGGCGGTCATGGTCCAGGGGCGCACCATGTACGAGATCATGGAGGCGTTCTGGCCCGCCGCCCGCCAGAACGAGGCGTATCCGGACTACATCCGCGAGTACGGCGAGATCTGGACCTCGGCGCCGAAGGTGCTCGTCTCCCGCCACCGGACCGACGCGGACTTCAACACCCGCGTCCTGACCGCCGACGACGCGATCCCCGAGCTGACGGCGCTGCGCGAGGAGACGGACGGCGACATCGGCGTGGGCGGGGCCACGATCGCCACGCACCTCCTGCAGGCGGGGCTGCTGGACGAGCTGATGCTGTTCGTCCACCCGGTGATCCTCGGCGAGGGACGGCCGCTGTTCGACGGCGATCCCGGGCCGATCGAGCTGGACGTGATCGAGACCGCGCAGTTCGAAGCGGGCGTCGTGCTGCACCGGTACGCGGTGCGGCCGGGAGGCGTCCGGGCGCGGCGGTGA
- a CDS encoding dihydrofolate reductase family protein has product MRQLVYYVAVSIDGYIADPRGGYDAFLVDGDHAPVVFGEYADALPAHVLTALGIEPPKTRFDTVMMGWNTLRPALDAGIPSPYPHLSQVVASRHPRGVDPAITLTHDPLTTVRDLKEEDGRDIWLCGGGELAGTLLPEIDRLVLKRNPVVFGSGIPLFGSAPYEPRIFVPTGTRSFGSGVVVEEYVSRLRP; this is encoded by the coding sequence GTGCGACAACTCGTCTACTACGTCGCCGTCAGCATCGACGGCTACATCGCCGACCCGCGGGGCGGGTACGACGCGTTCCTCGTCGACGGGGACCACGCTCCCGTCGTGTTCGGCGAGTACGCGGATGCGTTGCCCGCGCACGTGCTCACCGCTCTCGGCATCGAGCCGCCGAAGACACGATTCGACACCGTGATGATGGGCTGGAACACGCTTCGTCCGGCGCTCGACGCCGGCATCCCCAGCCCGTACCCGCACCTCTCTCAGGTGGTCGCGAGTCGTCATCCGCGGGGCGTGGACCCCGCGATCACCCTCACCCACGATCCGCTCACCACGGTGCGCGACCTGAAGGAGGAGGACGGACGGGACATCTGGCTCTGCGGCGGCGGCGAGCTCGCCGGCACGCTGCTCCCGGAGATCGACCGCCTTGTGCTGAAGCGCAACCCCGTCGTCTTCGGCTCCGGCATCCCACTCTTCGGGTCCGCGCCCTACGAGCCGCGGATCTTCGTACCGACCGGAACCCGCTCGTTCGGATCGGGTGTCGTGGTCGAGGAATATGTCTCCCGCCTCAGGCCGTGA
- a CDS encoding TetR/AcrR family transcriptional regulator — MARNDERRSALADAGIRVLAEQGARGLTHRAVDSAAGTPRGTASNYFPTRDDLISALVDRIGERLTPEPEVVAAVDRSPDRTLFADYLRDVVRRLSADPHVSLALFELRLEAARRPTVAEALGAWRQRAFQADLAFNAEAGLPGGRTEIALFHYAIDGLMLDQLTVPLDTGMSADAVVDELVSRILR; from the coding sequence ATGGCTCGCAACGACGAACGACGCTCCGCTCTCGCCGACGCCGGGATCCGCGTGCTCGCCGAGCAGGGGGCGCGCGGTCTCACCCATCGCGCTGTCGATTCCGCGGCCGGAACTCCGCGCGGGACCGCGTCGAATTACTTCCCGACGCGCGACGACCTCATCTCCGCACTGGTCGATCGGATCGGGGAGCGGCTCACGCCCGAACCGGAGGTCGTCGCTGCGGTCGATCGGTCTCCCGATCGGACACTCTTCGCCGACTACCTGCGCGATGTCGTGAGGCGTCTCAGCGCCGACCCGCATGTGTCGCTCGCGCTCTTCGAGCTGCGGTTGGAAGCCGCACGGCGACCGACCGTCGCGGAAGCGCTGGGAGCGTGGCGGCAGCGGGCGTTCCAGGCCGACCTCGCATTCAACGCCGAAGCCGGGCTACCCGGAGGACGAACCGAGATCGCGTTGTTCCACTACGCCATCGATGGGCTGATGCTCGATCAGCTCACCGTGCCCCTCGATACCGGGATGTCGGCCGACGCCGTCGTGGACGAGCTCGTCAGCCGCATCCTCCGCTGA